ATGGGTGATCGAAATTTTCCAATTTGCTCCCCATATGCTCCCCCGTGAACTTTTTGTTTTTATTGATATTCCCTGAACCCCTTACTGAATATGGTGCGCCCGAGAAGATTCGAACTCCTAACCCCCTGATCCGTAGTCAGGTACTCTATCCAGTTGAGCTACGGGCGCGCATGCCAATAAATGGCTATGAGGTTTTTAGTACTTAAATCTCAGATGTATTGCAAGAAAAAAGCATTTTGACGTGATAGAGAGTTTCCTGCCTGGCCTATAAACGGATGAGCCGTGATATTATTGCATACCGTGGTATTTGCTCTTGAAAATTATTCCTATCCTCCACTAGCCTGTGTGGACTGACCTGTATGAGCTGATTTTTTTATGAGGAAGGAACCTTTTCATGGAAGAAAGTGTCTACCAACCACCCATTAATGATTCCCTCATGGGGCGTTATTTTGATCCAACAAATGATATTGCCTTTAAAAAGATATTTTGCACAGAGCATGGCAAAGTTTCCCTTATCTCATTTTTGAATGCCATTCTCAGGCTTAAAAAGAAAGACTGGATTGAACATGTCGAATTTGTGCCCTTTATTCAGAATCCCCTCATAGAAGGAGGGAAACAGGTAATTTTTGATTGTAAATGTCGCGATCGCAAAGGACATGAATTCATTGTTGAAATGTAAAACAGAAAGATTCCAGAATTTTTCAAACGCACTCAATATTACGCCTGCATGTCCTATGCCTCACAACTTGGAAAGGGCGTTTCCTATTTTCAACTAAGGCCCGTGGTTGTTATCGCCATCACGAATCATGACCTATTTACTGATTCAAAAGACTACATTAGCTATCATCGTACCCTTAATGAGAAGACCCATACCCACCATATGAAAGATATTTCATACGTGTTTGTGGAACTTACAAAATTTAATAAGACGCGAGCTGAATTGAAAACTGTTGAAGATAAATGGTTATACTTATTCAAAAATGCATCTGATGAAAAAAGCATGCCCTCTCAAATCATTGAAAAAGAGATCATAGATGCATACGAAACGCTGGAAGTTTTCAACTGGAATAGGTACCAGTATATGGACTATATTTCTGCCGAAATTGCCCTAACCGATGAATATAGACGACAACAAGTGCGCTTTGAAGAAGGCCAAAAGGAGGGCGAAGAAATCGGGGTTAAGAAAGTAAGACTTGCGATTTTCAATAAATTGAAAGAGCAAGGCTACTCAGCCACAGAAATATTGAATCTTACGGGTTTAACAGAAAAAGAGCATACGGAAAAAGATTGCAAAGAATCTTCGTCCTAAAATTTAGAGACTATTCCACAGTCACAGACTTAGCCAAATTCCTGGGTTGGTCCACATCTGTCCCTTTTAAAACGGCAGTATGATAAGCCAACATCTGTACGGGCAATGAATATATGAGTGGCGCGACAAAAGGATGAACCGACGGCAACGAAACTGAATCCATAATTTTAGGACCAAATTTCGGAATGCTCTTATGGTCCCCTAGGACAAGCACTTGAGCCCCACGAGCAATAACTTCCTGGATGTTAGAGACAGTTTTCTCCAACAAAGGCCCTTCCGGCGCCACCACCACTATGGGCGTTTTGTCATCTATAAGGGCTATGGGGCCATGCTTCATCTCTCCAGCCGCATAACCCTCTGCGTGGATATAGGAAAGCTCCTTCAGCTTTAGGGCTCCCTCCAAGGCGATCGGATAACTAAGACCGCGTCCCAGATAAAGGACATCCTGAGCTTCTGCCAGATAAGACGATACGCGTTGAATTTTTTCATCCAACTTTAGAACGTGGGTCATAAGGGCAGGAACTTCTGTCAAAGCATGGACAAGCTCTTGCTCTTTCTCCACTAAAAGGCAGCCCCTTTCCTTGGCAAGGGAAATTGCCAAACAAGCCAGTGTCGCCAATTGGGCCGTAAAAGCTTTTGTGGACGCCACCCCAATTTCAGGACCCGCATGGGTTTCCAAGACAAGATCAGACTGTCGAGCAATAGAACTTTCGGGAACATTAACGATGCTAACAATGCCCTGGGCCTCTGCCTTGGCATAATTAAGCGCCGCCAAAGTATCTGCCGTTTCTCCCGATTGAGAAATAAAAACTGCCAATCCATTCTTGGGCAACGGTGATTCCCGATACCGAAACTCGGAAGCAATATCCACTTCCACAGGAATTTGGGCCAGTTGCTCAATCCAATATTTGGCCACCATGGCCGCATAATAAGAGGTTCCACAAGCGACCAGAGTCACGCGAGATAAATCCTGAACCGAACATGGCAACGGTGGAAGGCTAATGGACTTCATCACCGAATTCACATAGGCATGGAGCGTATCCCCGATCACCGATGGCTGTTCATAAATCTCTTTCAACATAAAATGGCGATGTTCGCCTTTTCCAATAAGGGCGCCTGAAAAGGCCGTTTTCTGTACTTCACGCTCTACTGGCTGATCCTGCTCGTCAAAAATGTTCAC
The sequence above is a segment of the Alphaproteobacteria bacterium genome. Coding sequences within it:
- a CDS encoding Rpn family recombination-promoting nuclease/putative transposase encodes the protein MSYASQLGKGVSYFQLRPVVVIAITNHDLFTDSKDYISYHRTLNEKTHTHHMKDISYVFVELTKFNKTRAELKTVEDKWLYLFKNASDEKSMPSQIIEKEIIDAYETLEVFNWNRYQYMDYISAEIALTDEYRRQQVRFEEGQKEGEEIGVKKVRLAIFNKLKEQGYSATEILNLTGLTEKEHTEKDCKESSS
- the glmS gene encoding glutamine--fructose-6-phosphate transaminase (isomerizing); protein product: MCGIIGIVGKQEASPFILDGLKRLEYRGYDSAGIATLSDGKIHRLRAEGKIVNLEARLNKSPLQGRSGIGHTRWATHGIPNETNAHPHAKDRVAVVHNGIIENFSELREELENMGHVFESETDTEVIVHLLDQYLGEGDTPEKAASKTLKRLTGAFALAILFKDHPDYLISARRGSPLAIGYGDGEMFVGSDALALAPLTQKICYLQEGDWAILTPESVNIFDEQDQPVEREVQKTAFSGALIGKGEHRHFMLKEIYEQPSVIGDTLHAYVNSVMKSISLPPLPCSVQDLSRVTLVACGTSYYAAMVAKYWIEQLAQIPVEVDIASEFRYRESPLPKNGLAVFISQSGETADTLAALNYAKAEAQGIVSIVNVPESSIARQSDLVLETHAGPEIGVASTKAFTAQLATLACLAISLAKERGCLLVEKEQELVHALTEVPALMTHVLKLDEKIQRVSSYLAEAQDVLYLGRGLSYPIALEGALKLKELSYIHAEGYAAGEMKHGPIALIDDKTPIVVVAPEGPLLEKTVSNIQEVIARGAQVLVLGDHKSIPKFGPKIMDSVSLPSVHPFVAPLIYSLPVQMLAYHTAVLKGTDVDQPRNLAKSVTVE